In Persicimonas caeni, a single window of DNA contains:
- a CDS encoding carboxypeptidase regulatory-like domain-containing protein — protein sequence MNSLHRWSSCATAACAALLFSIAPAGAQADELSGQLTDAATGVPVAGATVKVLGTNEVVQTDAQGRYAFDVAPGKYELSIEATLGDERFESRYVNQRVPQRRQGTPRVYTTHFLDEGHERLEHAVGLPSFSGSFPEEGGGSIPITDVLGAEANPLGLTIPSDTNPTIRVGRRQDHTGQQGCTDSSNPIVGIDEMTLDEYVKGVLPPEIGVFRNLPGASEVYKAFAIAAKSYALYFVVHYGPNNRRTLNRTVDGMTWFHIDDTACNQRYSDDRMTITTNAAQAVASKILVDKSNPNNIEKYEYAASCGKNGTRPEHQNAIVPDNPSVSSCVGSWCGHNSCAGHADHPNVSGSDRCLVRGICQWGAASWGEVGKTYTWMLAHYQPNLEIKELGPTGPESVVLTGYAYTDADDISGSGVADVSIALSDGQSTATNASGQYRFDAVRVDLGSVDITATKSGYETATRSKDLVSGATNWGSIQLVPGTSSGDDTGGSQDAGTVADTGGSSDDAGLDDAGVVTDAGSNSGGDIGGDASGERNSSLGPLVKPSRGVQGGCSSAPSDAPSGLAALLVALGLVGLSRRRV from the coding sequence ATGAATTCGCTGCATCGTTGGTCGAGTTGCGCAACTGCAGCCTGCGCTGCCCTCCTCTTCAGCATCGCCCCTGCGGGCGCCCAAGCCGATGAGCTGTCCGGTCAGTTGACCGACGCGGCCACCGGGGTGCCCGTGGCGGGCGCGACCGTGAAGGTGCTCGGCACCAACGAGGTCGTCCAGACCGACGCCCAGGGCCGCTACGCCTTCGACGTCGCCCCCGGAAAATACGAGCTGTCCATCGAGGCGACCCTCGGAGACGAGCGCTTCGAGTCGCGATACGTCAACCAGCGCGTCCCCCAGCGACGCCAGGGCACGCCGCGGGTCTACACGACCCATTTCCTCGACGAGGGCCACGAGCGCCTCGAGCACGCCGTGGGGCTGCCAAGCTTCAGCGGCAGCTTTCCGGAGGAAGGCGGCGGCTCGATTCCCATCACCGACGTGCTCGGCGCCGAGGCCAACCCGCTCGGGCTGACCATCCCGTCGGACACCAACCCGACCATCCGCGTGGGGCGGCGCCAGGACCACACCGGCCAGCAGGGCTGCACCGACAGCTCCAATCCCATCGTGGGTATCGACGAGATGACCCTCGACGAGTACGTCAAAGGCGTGCTGCCGCCCGAGATCGGCGTGTTTCGCAACCTGCCGGGCGCCTCGGAGGTCTACAAGGCGTTTGCCATCGCGGCCAAGAGCTACGCGCTGTATTTCGTGGTCCACTATGGCCCGAATAACCGGCGCACGCTCAACCGCACCGTCGACGGGATGACCTGGTTTCACATCGACGACACGGCCTGCAACCAGCGCTACTCCGACGACCGCATGACGATCACGACCAACGCCGCCCAGGCCGTGGCGAGCAAGATCTTGGTCGACAAGAGCAACCCGAACAATATCGAGAAGTACGAGTACGCGGCGAGCTGCGGCAAAAACGGCACCCGCCCCGAGCACCAGAACGCCATCGTGCCCGACAACCCGTCGGTGAGCTCGTGTGTGGGAAGCTGGTGCGGCCACAACTCCTGCGCCGGCCACGCCGACCACCCGAACGTGTCGGGGAGCGACCGCTGCCTGGTGCGCGGCATCTGCCAGTGGGGCGCGGCGAGCTGGGGCGAGGTCGGAAAGACCTACACCTGGATGCTGGCGCACTACCAGCCGAACCTCGAAATCAAAGAACTCGGCCCCACCGGCCCCGAGTCGGTCGTGCTCACCGGCTATGCCTACACAGATGCGGACGATATCAGCGGAAGCGGCGTCGCCGACGTGTCCATCGCGCTGAGCGACGGCCAGTCGACGGCGACCAACGCCTCGGGGCAGTACCGCTTCGACGCAGTGCGCGTCGACCTGGGCTCGGTCGACATCACGGCGACCAAGAGCGGTTACGAGACGGCGACGCGCTCCAAGGACCTGGTCAGCGGCGCGACCAACTGGGGGAGCATCCAGCTCGTCCCGGGCACGTCGAGCGGTGATGACACCGGCGGCTCGCAGGACGCGGGCACGGTGGCCGACACGGGCGGTTCGAGCGATGACGCAGGATTGGACGACGCCGGTGTCGTGACCGACGCCGGAAGCAATAGCGGCGGTGATATCGGCGGCGACGCGAGCGGCGAGCGCAACAGCAGCCTCGGCCCGCTGGTCAAGCCGTCTCGCGGCGTCCAGGGTGGCTGCTCGTCGGCTCCCTCCGACGCGCCTTCCGGCCTCGCCGCGCTGCTTGTCGCGCTCGGTCTGGTGGGCCTGTCGCGCCGGAGAGTGTGA
- a CDS encoding DUF6178 family protein, whose product MSDKVIKLDKHRQNSPLDHIERSLPPGEPADQVKAIMEMDDPVDYLQKLDAQVFYGLIKSAGWDQTYDLIHYATPRQIQNFVDFDCWTRDRLIADKMDKWLVALVSEASDAKLKQVCRELDPEVLSIYFKTHLHVEEMDEGRIPDHLEGNIATSPDGVYALVLPDDEDKAALLRTLIDRLYAADRVLAWTLLEAVRWELMSEMEEFAYKWRNSRLEEFGFVTREEAVEVYSYIDPQRYRERVESGANPDEHVERLQPEHLDLPAVLEDEFDDEEFYAVRALAKVDDPEVVQRVVYQVGSLTNRTMIADGIEPGEVESGREVIRRTLGYLSLGLEFLSRANIEVAAGHLAELPIKRIFQVGFSLPRKLQARLESLEHRPTLSIVEGDRYSLLDGSERALADSLSRPRPTFAWDEVTFEIFKSQDQLDSAAFRIGMIAFKQVWLFAVERQTLDTLAELVYAEDTLNQAVAVTFDTFVTTWLANFLLGGEASLRPLRPGGLKRLTKVVREAPWDKDGKAFFEPLLERVSESIPVASNRLFIRWINQALERLEHEFGSVTAIDNPAVFQEVLLVAK is encoded by the coding sequence ATGAGCGACAAAGTCATCAAGCTCGACAAGCACCGCCAGAACTCCCCGCTCGACCATATCGAGCGCAGCCTGCCGCCCGGGGAGCCGGCCGACCAGGTCAAGGCCATCATGGAGATGGACGATCCGGTCGATTACCTGCAGAAGTTGGACGCGCAGGTGTTCTACGGGCTCATCAAGAGCGCCGGCTGGGACCAGACCTACGACCTGATCCACTACGCCACGCCGCGCCAGATCCAGAACTTCGTCGACTTCGACTGCTGGACGCGCGACCGACTCATCGCCGACAAGATGGACAAGTGGCTCGTGGCGCTGGTGTCCGAGGCGAGCGACGCCAAGCTCAAGCAGGTTTGCCGCGAGCTCGACCCGGAGGTGCTCTCGATCTATTTCAAGACGCACCTGCACGTCGAGGAGATGGACGAGGGGCGCATCCCCGACCACCTCGAGGGCAATATCGCCACGAGCCCCGACGGGGTGTACGCGCTGGTGCTGCCCGACGACGAGGACAAGGCCGCCCTGCTTCGCACGCTCATCGACCGGCTCTACGCCGCCGACCGCGTGCTCGCCTGGACGCTCTTGGAGGCGGTGCGCTGGGAGCTGATGAGCGAGATGGAGGAGTTTGCGTACAAGTGGCGCAACAGCCGTCTCGAGGAGTTTGGCTTCGTCACCCGTGAGGAGGCCGTCGAGGTCTACTCGTATATCGACCCGCAGCGCTACCGCGAGCGCGTCGAGTCAGGCGCCAACCCCGACGAGCATGTCGAGCGCCTGCAGCCCGAACATCTCGACTTGCCGGCCGTGCTCGAAGACGAGTTCGACGACGAGGAGTTCTACGCGGTGCGCGCGCTCGCCAAGGTCGACGACCCCGAGGTCGTCCAGCGCGTGGTCTACCAGGTCGGCTCGCTGACGAACCGCACGATGATCGCCGACGGCATCGAGCCCGGCGAGGTCGAGAGTGGCCGCGAGGTCATCCGACGCACGCTCGGGTATTTGAGCCTGGGGCTCGAGTTCTTGAGCCGCGCCAATATCGAAGTGGCCGCCGGCCACCTGGCCGAGCTGCCAATCAAGCGCATCTTCCAGGTCGGCTTCTCGCTGCCCCGCAAGCTGCAGGCCCGGCTCGAGTCTCTGGAGCACCGCCCCACCCTGTCGATCGTCGAGGGCGACCGCTATTCGCTGCTCGACGGCTCGGAGCGCGCGCTGGCCGACTCGCTGTCGCGCCCGCGGCCGACGTTTGCGTGGGACGAAGTGACCTTCGAGATCTTCAAGTCCCAGGACCAGCTCGACTCGGCGGCGTTTCGCATCGGCATGATCGCCTTCAAGCAGGTCTGGCTCTTCGCCGTCGAGCGCCAAACGCTCGACACACTCGCCGAGTTGGTCTACGCCGAGGACACGCTCAACCAGGCGGTCGCGGTGACCTTTGACACCTTTGTGACCACCTGGCTGGCCAACTTCTTGCTCGGCGGCGAAGCCTCGCTTCGGCCCCTTCGCCCCGGCGGACTCAAGCGACTCACCAAGGTCGTGCGTGAGGCGCCGTGGGACAAAGACGGCAAGGCGTTCTTCGAGCCGCTGTTGGAGCGCGTCTCCGAGAGCATTCCCGTGGCCTCCAACCGGCTGTTCATCCGCTGGATCAACCAGGCCCTCGAGCGCCTCGAGCACGAGTTTGGCAGCGTGACCGCCATCGACAATCCGGCGGTCTTCCAGGAAGTGTTGCTGGTGGCGAAGTAG
- a CDS encoding lysine--tRNA ligase — MSDELTSWPFEEARSILEKIEREEATNRKHEHVLLETGFGPSGLPHIGTFAEVARTTWVRHAFEHLSDLPTKLYAFSDDMDGLRKVPENIPNQDLILEHLGKPLCDIPDPFEEEDSFSGYMNAKLRGFLDSFGFDYEFKSSKDQYRGGVFDEGLVKILENYDAVRGVITPTLRKENREAWSPFFPICESCGKVYTTRVTDIHPEDGEISYACDQSFRNIDSCGHEGRMSVTGGNVKVGWKVDWALRWYVFDVDYEMYGKDLIESAELSAKIVRKLGGEPPAGFFYEMFLDENGQKISKSVGKGLTIDEWLRYGPLESLGWFIFQSPQKAKKLYFEVIPRSVDKFLEARQEFGRTEGEEQLDNPTWFVEHDKVEAGDDVGYEADISYSMLLNLVNVLNTDDKEVVWKYIKRYDEDADQNKEIIDDMIDRALRYYRDFVLPTKEYELPADEMMPALEQFREFLEGYEGNDAQEIQSACYSAGKENEVSLGKWFRTLYRLLLGQDRGPRVGTFVSVYGVDETLALIDERLEEGV; from the coding sequence ATGTCTGACGAATTGACCAGCTGGCCATTTGAAGAAGCACGCAGCATTCTCGAGAAGATCGAGCGCGAAGAGGCGACCAATCGCAAACACGAGCATGTGCTGCTCGAGACTGGCTTCGGGCCCAGCGGGCTGCCGCATATCGGCACGTTCGCCGAGGTGGCGCGTACCACCTGGGTGCGCCACGCCTTCGAGCACCTCTCGGATCTGCCGACCAAGCTGTACGCCTTCTCCGACGACATGGACGGGCTGCGCAAGGTGCCCGAGAATATCCCCAACCAAGACCTGATCTTGGAGCATCTGGGCAAGCCGCTGTGCGATATCCCCGACCCGTTCGAGGAAGAGGACAGCTTCTCGGGCTACATGAACGCCAAGCTGCGCGGCTTTCTGGACTCGTTCGGCTTCGACTACGAGTTCAAGTCGTCCAAAGATCAGTATCGCGGCGGGGTGTTCGACGAGGGCCTGGTCAAGATCCTCGAGAATTACGACGCCGTGCGCGGGGTGATCACCCCGACGCTTCGCAAGGAGAACCGCGAGGCGTGGAGCCCGTTTTTCCCCATCTGCGAGAGCTGCGGCAAGGTCTACACCACGCGGGTGACCGACATTCACCCCGAGGACGGCGAGATTTCGTACGCCTGTGACCAGAGCTTCCGCAACATCGACTCGTGCGGCCACGAGGGGCGCATGTCGGTGACCGGCGGCAACGTCAAGGTCGGCTGGAAGGTCGACTGGGCGCTGCGCTGGTACGTGTTCGACGTCGACTACGAGATGTACGGCAAGGACCTCATCGAGTCGGCCGAGCTGAGCGCGAAGATCGTGCGCAAGCTGGGCGGCGAGCCGCCGGCGGGCTTCTTCTACGAGATGTTCCTGGATGAAAATGGCCAGAAAATCTCGAAGAGCGTGGGCAAGGGCCTCACCATCGACGAGTGGCTGCGCTACGGGCCGCTCGAGAGCCTGGGCTGGTTCATCTTCCAGAGCCCGCAGAAGGCCAAGAAGCTGTACTTCGAGGTGATCCCGCGCAGCGTCGACAAGTTCTTGGAGGCGCGCCAGGAATTTGGCCGCACCGAGGGCGAAGAGCAGCTCGACAACCCGACCTGGTTCGTCGAGCACGACAAGGTCGAGGCGGGCGACGACGTCGGCTACGAGGCCGACATCTCGTACTCGATGCTCTTGAACCTGGTGAACGTGCTCAACACCGACGACAAAGAGGTCGTCTGGAAGTATATCAAGCGCTACGACGAGGACGCCGACCAGAACAAAGAGATCATCGACGACATGATCGACCGGGCGCTTCGCTACTACCGCGACTTCGTGCTGCCCACCAAGGAGTACGAACTGCCGGCCGACGAGATGATGCCCGCCCTCGAGCAGTTCCGTGAGTTCCTGGAGGGCTACGAGGGCAACGACGCCCAGGAGATCCAGTCGGCGTGCTACAGCGCGGGCAAGGAGAACGAGGTGAGCCTGGGCAAGTGGTTCCGCACCCTGTACCGGCTTCTGCTCGGCCAGGATCGCGGCCCGCGCGTGGGCACCTTCGTCAGCGTCTACGGCGTCGACGAGACGCTGGCGCTCATCGACGAGCGATTGGAAGAAGGCGTTTGA